In Strix aluco isolate bStrAlu1 chromosome 17, bStrAlu1.hap1, whole genome shotgun sequence, the genomic stretch CAGGAGCCCCTGGggaggggcctgatcctgccccaTCCTTGTGGGGAGCAATGGCACCGGGGAGAGGGGACGCGTGCCACGCACGGGGGGCAGCAGGGATGTGTGCGACAGCCCAGGCCGCCCTCTGCAAGGCCACAGCCGGGCACCGGCAGCTGGTGCTGCAGCTCGGGGGCAGTGCCGACGGCCCCCGGCTGCGGGAGGAGCGGTGCAGGAGGAGCGCGGAGGCGTGTGAGCTCAGCACTGGTAAGGAGGGGGCTGCTGTGCCGGGCAGCGGCTATGGTGCCCCCCCTGCACCCACACCGGGGCTGGTGGAGGGGTTCGGGGCCACCCCGGCTCAGCGTCCCCCACCCTGCAGGGCTGCGGCAGGCGCTGCTGGCGGGGCTGCGGCAGGGGCCGGCGAGCCCCGAGGAGCGGCGGGAGCTGGAGCGGCTGTGGGTGCTCTTCCTCTCCGCCCTGGAGCTCTTCCTGCAGGACCTGCGCCGAGCCCACCACCTCTGCCAGCTCTTCTCCACGCAGGGGGGCGGCACGGCCCCGCTACGCAccgggctggggggctgggggccgcccAGCCGCAAAGGGAGCCGGCGAGGGGGGGGGCCCACGCAGCCCCCGGCCGCCCGGTGCCTGGAGGAGGAGATCGAGCAGGTGAGGGCCACGCTGGCCGAGATGGAGAGCAGAGCCAACATCCCGCTCTGGACGGTGGAGGCCACGCAGCCGGCGGGGATGGGCGgcactgcagcccctgcagctggggcGGCTCGGGGCGGGTCTTAccctgggcactgctgcaggGTCCTCTGACAGGGGGAGGAGAGGACAGGGCAGTGCTGGCACCCCCCGTGCCTGCTCAGGCATCACGGAGCAGGGGACAGAGCCCTGCTCACTgtacccccccaccccggcccgggCAGGtgatgctgggggctgcccccccAATGTGGAGGGAAGGGGACAAGCTCCAGGCACCCCAAGTGTTAATAAAGCCCCTGTTACTCCACGGGGGTCAGTGTCCGCCCCCCTCCTTCCCGCCCCTGCTCACAGGAGGACTAGCGGGACCCTGAGGTCAGGCTGACTGAGAGGAGGTGCCTCCGGGCACTCATGGGGTGCCAGACTGCAACAAAACCCCCAGAAGAAAAGTTATaaacatgcatttatttatacATTAACCGTGGCTCgaactgcaaaattaatttaaaaacagccTATGATACAGAAAGCCGGGGGGAGCGgccgggcagggagcgggcagagACCCAAGTGCgagggggggaggcggcggcgcgggtCAGGTTTCCTGGCTCTTGGCCTGCTTGGCGTACGTCTCCCGCACGTACTTCTTGTAGGCTGCGGAgagagggggggtgtgggggtcctggggcagccccggggctggggggctgcccccATGGAGAGAGGGAGGACACTCACCGGTTTGGTTCTTCCAGAGCTCGGCAGCGTGTGTGTTCAGGGGGCTCTCGATGTTCGGCTCTGGGGACAGGGACTTGGTCAGCGGGGGGATGACCTGGACCCTCCAGCCCCCCCTGCTGCGACATGGCCATGGGACCCACCTGCCAGCAGGCTCTGGATGGAGAGCAGGATGGTGCGGACGTCATAGAGGGCTGACCACTTGTCCTTGAGGATGTCGAGGCAGATGTTGCCCTGGGTGTCGACGTTGGGGTGGTAGCAGGGCGTCAGGAAGCGCACGGTGGGCGCGGTGTAGGGGTACCCGCTGGGGAACTCCAGCGACAGCTTGTACCGCAGCTCCTCGTAGGCCTGGGGACAGGGGTCagcggggggggcacagcccgGGGGGGGCAGACACAGCTCCCGGGGGAGCCCCAGCAAGGGGTGGGGGAGGACCAAGAGCACCCTCAGCCCGGGGGGAGCAGGGCGGGCCCGGGGTCCCGGCCGCTCACCGTGCCGGCGGCGCCGTCGATGGTCCCGATCCACTTGAAGAGGTTGTCGGACTCGGGGAAGGCGGAGATGCCTTTGTCACCGGACATCTGCGGGGGCAGCGCGTCAAAGCGGCCGGGACCCCCGCCTCGGCCCCGGggaccgcccccccgccccgtcccccggCTCGGCCCCGGGGACCACACTCACCATGAGCGCcatcagctcctgctgcagcctgcGGGGGAAGCACACGTtaccggctcggctcggctcggctcggcccgccGGGGcggcgcccccccgcccccggtcCGGTCCCGGCTCACCTCTTCCCCACCGAGCCGCGGGCCGCCGTGGCCCCCGCCTCGGCCGCTTTGCGAGCGGCTGCGCTGGACAGGGCGGCGGGGTCGGCGTTCTGCGAGGCCATGGCGGCTCCCGGGGGCGCGGGGCGACGCTCCGGGCTCCGGCCGCCGCTGCCCCAGCGGTTCACGGGCGCTGGACGCGGCTCCCGCTCCCGGGCGGCGCCGCACCGGGCTTcactgcctccctccttccctcccgctGCAGACCCCGGCCCGGCTGTGGCGGAGCGGCGGTGCCGGTGTCTCTCGGCGCGGAGCGGCGGTGCCGGTGTCTCTCAGAGcagccgcccggccccgccccgctcccgcgcCCCGTTTGAATGTTTCCAACGTGCGGCGCCTCCGCCAATCAGTGCGCAGCCTCGTTCGAGCCGGCCAATCGCGACTGGCCGCGGATGCCGCTGCCGCCGTAACGGCCGGCGGCCGCTGATTGGCCGCCGGGGGAACGTCGCGATTGGCCGCTGCGGCGCGGGGCGGAGCCACGAGTCCCGGCAGGCCCTTAAAGGGCcagaccccccctccccccttcccaaGGAGGCGGCGGAGGCGGGTGCGAAGCGGCTTTATTGGGGGCTCAAGGCGGGGCGGGGCCTCAGGGCTCGGGGGGGCCCTCGGGGGGCGGGACGTCCCCCCCGCGGCGAAGCGTCTCCATGTGCTTCTGCATCTTCTCGGTCATCCAGGCGGGCGGGACGAAGGGCTTCAGCTCCTCCAGCCGCAGGTCGACGGAGTCtctggggggaggtggggtgagAC encodes the following:
- the UBE2C gene encoding ubiquitin-conjugating enzyme E2 C, with the protein product MASQNADPAALSSAAARKAAEAGATAARGSVGKRLQQELMALMMSGDKGISAFPESDNLFKWIGTIDGAAGTAYEELRYKLSLEFPSGYPYTAPTVRFLTPCYHPNVDTQGNICLDILKDKWSALYDVRTILLSIQSLLAEPNIESPLNTHAAELWKNQTAYKKYVRETYAKQAKSQET
- the LOC141931312 gene encoding regulator of G-protein signaling 9-binding protein-like, with translation MAPGRGDACHARGAAGMCATAQAALCKATAGHRQLVLQLGGSADGPRLREERCRRSAEACELSTGLRQALLAGLRQGPASPEERRELERLWVLFLSALELFLQDLRRAHHLCQLFSTQGGGTAPLRTGLGGWGPPSRKGSRRGGGPTQPPAARCLEEEIEQVRATLAEMESRANIPLWTVEATQPAGMGGTAAPAAGAARGGSYPGHCCRVL